The sequence GGCAAAGATCAGAAAAGACATCGTTAATTTCCATGGTGAAATGGTTCTCTTGATGAATTACAGCAACATTAATTACACAGGTACGAGCTAAAATTCATTGTTTTTACATTTATGTTCATATATCTGTGTTTGAAtcaaattgtttttatgagaAACAATAATACTGAAATCAGATATAAAACTTAGGATTGGCTAAGATACTCAAGAAATATGACAAGAGAACAGGTGGAGTACTACGTTTGCCCTTCATCCAAAAAGTATTGGAACAGCCCTTTTTCACCACCGATCTAATCTCAAAGCTGATCAAAGAGTGTGAAAACACCTTAGACTCCGTGTTCCCGCCATCGGAATCGGCCGTGGGAACACTCCGGGGAGAGAAGGAAGCTTTAGCGTTGGCCGGTGAAGGGATATACCGGAACACCGTGGCGGCGCTTCTCACCATGCAGGAGATGAGAAGGGGGAGCTCTACTCTCAGCCATTTCTCATTACCGCCGCTGAAATTTCCGGATTCCGACATAATCCACACCTTGCAGATTCTTCCGCCTATACAAATCCCCTGATGATATTTTTGGTGATTTCTAGGACAAATTACTCtcttttttataaatatgataTGATCTATATATATTAGGGGTAACGTTTTTTCGTTTCATATTTTGCAGTGTCAAGTGTGATATGTTACGATGggaatattaatattatgtGCATGTGGATTGTTTTCTTCCACGGctgaaaatattaataattttatcacgTTTCACATTTTCCAACGTAAAATGTGTctgaatttatttgtttttacataaattattattattattgtgtctTGAAATTAAAGGTGGATATGGATAACAACCAAATTCTCAGACACAGCTTGATTCATAGATAAAATGATAAATGGAATATAATATAAAGataataaatcaatatatttgaataaaatta comes from Henckelia pumila isolate YLH828 chromosome 4, ASM3356847v2, whole genome shotgun sequence and encodes:
- the LOC140863644 gene encoding SPX domain-containing protein 3; protein product: MKFGKRLKQQIEQSLPGWRDYFLSYKELKKLLRLISSAESGKAEAEFVYFLNDEIDKFNSFFMEQEEDFIIHHKELRQRIEKVMENGSDQKDYKEELAKIRKDIVNFHGEMVLLMNYSNINYTGLAKILKKYDKRTGGVLRLPFIQKVLEQPFFTTDLISKLIKECENTLDSVFPPSESAVGTLRGEKEALALAGEGIYRNTVAALLTMQEMRRGSSTLSHFSLPPLKFPDSDIIHTLQILPPIQIP